One window of the Triticum dicoccoides isolate Atlit2015 ecotype Zavitan chromosome 3B, WEW_v2.0, whole genome shotgun sequence genome contains the following:
- the LOC119276054 gene encoding 2-oxoglutarate and iron-dependent oxygenase domain-containing protein CP2-like isoform X1 produces MALEGPAERRDEGQQGGMANGNGVAPPPSRMAGRPLGAAAYSDRRLRLNPNTEHKPQDYTDVRGEYAPAVYSALERHLPPSLLEADRDVKLHFMRDILARYWPHGERNKVHRHKEYRQKIVHLYKPLHQELYSMHPSAFFLPTFLEAVRTNTEESIASIMTEPIAGVFSFAMLQPNFCDMLLEEVENFEKWVHAMKFKIMRPNTMNKYGAVLDDFGLEAMLNQFMEEFIAPISKVFYPEVGGGTLDSHHAFVVEYGKDRDVELGFHVDDSEVTLNVCLGKQFSGGELYFRGIRCENHVNSETQHEEMYDYSHVPGRAVLHRGRHRHGARPTSSGLRMNLLLWCRSSVFREMKKYQMGFSSWCGECQREKRERQIQCVKATKLAFLRGAGGAMI; encoded by the exons ATGGCTCTAGAGGGGCCCGCGGAGCGACGGGACGAGGGCCAGCAGGGAGGGATGGCGAACGGGAATGGCGTGGCTCCGCCGCCGTCGCGCATGGCCGGCCGGCCGTTGGGGGCGGCTGCGTACTCTGACAGGCGGCTGCGCCTCAATCCGAACACGGAGCACAAGCCGCAGGACTACACCGACGTGCGCGGCGAGTACGCGCCAGCCGTGTACAGCGCCCTGGAGCGGCACCTCCCGCCTAGCCTCCTCGAGGCCGACCGTGATGTCAAGCTACACTTCATGCGGGACATACTCGCGCGCTATTGGCCCCATGGCGAGCGAAACAAG GTTCATAGGCACAAAGAATACAGGCAGAAGATAGTCCACCTCTATAAG CCACTTCATCAAGAATTGTACAGCATGCATCCTTCGGCTTTCTTCTTACCAACATTCCTTGAAGCAGTAAGAACCAATACAGAAGAAAGCATTGCAAGTATAATGACTGAACCAATTGCTGGTGTTTTTTCATTTGCTATGTTACAGCCCAACTTTTGTGACATGCTATTGGAGGAG GTAGAGAACTTTGAAAAGTGGGTTCATGCAATGAAATTTAAGATAATGAGGCCAAATACAATGAATAAGTATGGTGCTGTCCTTGATGATTTTGGCCTGGAGGCTATGCTGAATCAGTTCATGGAGGAGTTCATAGCTCCAATTTCTAAAG TTTTTTACCCTGAGGTTGGTGGAGGAACATTGGACTCTCATCATGCTTTTGTTGTTGAATATGGGAAAGACAGAGATGTTGAACTAG GTTTCCATGTTGATGATTCTGAGGTCACATTAAATGTTTGCCTTGGCAAGCAATTCTCAGGTGGTGAATTATACTTTCGTGGCATCCGTTGCGAGAATCATGTGAACTCAGAAACACAGCACGAG GAAATGTATGATTACTCTCATGTTCCTGGACGAGCTGTACTTCACCGTGGCCGTCATAGACATGGTGCTAGACCGACATCATCAGGGCTCAGAATGAATCTGCTTTTGTGGTGCAGAAG CTCCGTGTTCAGGGAGATGAAGAAATACCAGATGGGTTTTTCTAGCTGGTGCGGTGAGTGCCAGCGTGAAAAGAGAGAAAGGCAGATTCAGTGCGTCAAAGCGACCAAGTTG GCATTTCTTAGGGGTGCTGGAGGGGCAATGATTTAA
- the LOC119276054 gene encoding 2-oxoglutarate and iron-dependent oxygenase domain-containing protein CP2-like isoform X2: MALEGPAERRDEGQQGGMANGNGVAPPPSRMAGRPLGAAAYSDRRLRLNPNTEHKPQDYTDVRGEYAPAVYSALERHLPPSLLEADRDVKLHFMRDILARYWPHGERNKVHRHKEYRQKIVHLYKPLHQELYSMHPSAFFLPTFLEAVRTNTEESIASIMTEPIAGVFSFAMLQPNFCDMLLEEVENFEKWVHAMKFKIMRPNTMNKYGAVLDDFGLEAMLNQFMEEFIAPISKVFYPEVGGGTLDSHHAFVVEYGKDRDVELGFHVDDSEVTLNVCLGKQFSGGELYFRGIRCENHVNSETQHEEMYDYSHVPGRAVLHRGRHRHGARPTSSGLRMNLLLWCRSSVFREMKKYQMGFSSWCGECQREKRERQIQCVKATKHFLGVLEGQ, encoded by the exons ATGGCTCTAGAGGGGCCCGCGGAGCGACGGGACGAGGGCCAGCAGGGAGGGATGGCGAACGGGAATGGCGTGGCTCCGCCGCCGTCGCGCATGGCCGGCCGGCCGTTGGGGGCGGCTGCGTACTCTGACAGGCGGCTGCGCCTCAATCCGAACACGGAGCACAAGCCGCAGGACTACACCGACGTGCGCGGCGAGTACGCGCCAGCCGTGTACAGCGCCCTGGAGCGGCACCTCCCGCCTAGCCTCCTCGAGGCCGACCGTGATGTCAAGCTACACTTCATGCGGGACATACTCGCGCGCTATTGGCCCCATGGCGAGCGAAACAAG GTTCATAGGCACAAAGAATACAGGCAGAAGATAGTCCACCTCTATAAG CCACTTCATCAAGAATTGTACAGCATGCATCCTTCGGCTTTCTTCTTACCAACATTCCTTGAAGCAGTAAGAACCAATACAGAAGAAAGCATTGCAAGTATAATGACTGAACCAATTGCTGGTGTTTTTTCATTTGCTATGTTACAGCCCAACTTTTGTGACATGCTATTGGAGGAG GTAGAGAACTTTGAAAAGTGGGTTCATGCAATGAAATTTAAGATAATGAGGCCAAATACAATGAATAAGTATGGTGCTGTCCTTGATGATTTTGGCCTGGAGGCTATGCTGAATCAGTTCATGGAGGAGTTCATAGCTCCAATTTCTAAAG TTTTTTACCCTGAGGTTGGTGGAGGAACATTGGACTCTCATCATGCTTTTGTTGTTGAATATGGGAAAGACAGAGATGTTGAACTAG GTTTCCATGTTGATGATTCTGAGGTCACATTAAATGTTTGCCTTGGCAAGCAATTCTCAGGTGGTGAATTATACTTTCGTGGCATCCGTTGCGAGAATCATGTGAACTCAGAAACACAGCACGAG GAAATGTATGATTACTCTCATGTTCCTGGACGAGCTGTACTTCACCGTGGCCGTCATAGACATGGTGCTAGACCGACATCATCAGGGCTCAGAATGAATCTGCTTTTGTGGTGCAGAAG CTCCGTGTTCAGGGAGATGAAGAAATACCAGATGGGTTTTTCTAGCTGGTGCGGTGAGTGCCAGCGTGAAAAGAGAGAAAGGCAGATTCAGTGCGTCAAAGCGACCAA GCATTTCTTAGGGGTGCTGGAGGGGCAATGA